CTGTTGCTTACAAAGCAAAAAAATAAATGGTCAAGATAATCATGGCCTTTAGAACTCCTCGCTCATTATTGTAAAACTTATTATTCTATAAAGCAGGTTTTTCCATTGTTCATAGATGGGGAAACCTGCTTTCTTTATTTAAAACCAATGGTGATGTTTTCAGGTAAAAAAGAAGCGCGTAAAATGAATTTTTACCATAATTAAGCTATTCGTGGACATGCCAGCCTGACAAAATAAATAGTTTTGTTCCAAGATAAAGTCTAAAAGTCACCGATATGAGAACTAATTATTTTTTACTATTATTCTTGCAGTTATTTATTTTTTCGTCTTGTACCAAAATTAATACTGAACAGGCCGAAGTCTATAAAGATCCAACCGCAAGCATTGATGCCCGGGTACAGGATCTGTTGAGTCGGATGACCCTTGAGGAAAAAATTGCTCAGATGAACCAACTGGTGAGTCCAAGCCATATGAGAATTGCTGAAGATGAACTGACTGTTGAAGAATTACATTCAAATGATCAGCTGGGTTTTTATCCTGGCATACATTCCTCTGATGTTCTGAAAATGACTGAAAAAGGACTTATAGGTTCCTTTTTACATGTTTTGACCGCCAGTGAGGCCAATGAACTACAGACGCTTGCAAAAAAATCACGCCTTGGGATTCCCTTGCTCATAGGCATCGATGCCATACACGGTAATGGTTTGACTGTCGGAGCAACGATCTACCCAACCTCCATTAGTATTGCCAGTACTTTTCAGGAATCTTTGGCTGAAAAAATGAGTATTGAAACCGCCCATGAGATGCGTGCAACCGGTTCTCATTGGGCCTTTACACCAAACATTGATGTGGCACGTGATGCCCGTTGGGGACGTGTAGGGGAGACCTTCGGCGAAGACCCCTATTTGGTAGGAAATATGGGTGTGGCGATGATTAAAGGTTTGCAACAGGGCGACTTCACAGGTAGGGATAAGGTTATTGCCTGCGCCAAACACCTTGTGGGTGGTGGCGAGCCGATCAATGGCACAAATGCCGCTCCAACGGAGTTGTCTTACAGAACATTGAAAGAGGTGCATTTTCCTCCATATGAGCGTGCAATTAAAGAGGCGAATGTATTTTCGATCATGATGGCACACAATGAAATTAATGGTATTCCTTGCCACAGTAACTCCTTTTTGATGCAGGATTTGATGCGAGAGGAATATGGATTTGATGGTTTCTATGTAAGTGATTGGCGGGATATCGAACGTTTGCATTCTTTACATCATGTGGCTGAAAATGAAGATGACGCTTTCGCGCTTTCGATCAGCTCGGGCATGGATATGCACATGCATGGTCCTGCTTTTGTTCCATCGATGGTTGAATCGGTGAAGGAAGGAAAGGTGAGTGAAGCACGTATTAATGAAGCTTGTGCTAAAATATTGGAAGTTAAATTCCGTCTGGGATTATTCGAGCAGCCTTTTGTTGATGAATCCAAAATTGATGAGCAGGTATTCACCAAAGCGCATCAGGCGACCGCTTTGGAAATTGCCCGCAAGTCGGTGATTCTGTTGAAGAATGACAATATCCTTCCATTGAACACTAACAAATACAAAAATATCTTTATCACTGGCCCTAATGCTGATAACCAAACTATTTTGGGTGACTGGGCTTCTCCGCAGCCAGAAGAACATGTGGTAACAGTAAAGCAGGGATTGGAAAAACTGTC
This genomic interval from Persicobacter psychrovividus contains the following:
- a CDS encoding glycoside hydrolase family 3 N-terminal domain-containing protein: MRTNYFLLLFLQLFIFSSCTKINTEQAEVYKDPTASIDARVQDLLSRMTLEEKIAQMNQLVSPSHMRIAEDELTVEELHSNDQLGFYPGIHSSDVLKMTEKGLIGSFLHVLTASEANELQTLAKKSRLGIPLLIGIDAIHGNGLTVGATIYPTSISIASTFQESLAEKMSIETAHEMRATGSHWAFTPNIDVARDARWGRVGETFGEDPYLVGNMGVAMIKGLQQGDFTGRDKVIACAKHLVGGGEPINGTNAAPTELSYRTLKEVHFPPYERAIKEANVFSIMMAHNEINGIPCHSNSFLMQDLMREEYGFDGFYVSDWRDIERLHSLHHVAENEDDAFALSISSGMDMHMHGPAFVPSMVESVKEGKVSEARINEACAKILEVKFRLGLFEQPFVDESKIDEQVFTKAHQATALEIARKSVILLKNDNILPLNTNKYKNIFITGPNADNQTILGDWASPQPEEHVVTVKQGLEKLSSKYGFNLDYFDCGQMVYKVSESAVNKAAQRAKKADLAVVVVGENSMRHHWREKTCGENTDRAHINLVGRQLELVQKIQKTGTPVVVIYVNGRPIGEPWIEENVAATIEAWEPGSFGGQALAEILLGEVNPSGKLPISIPRTVGQGKVYYSQKPSYFYQSFRFTPNTPLYAFGYGLSYTNFEISQPKLDKEEITAADQLKVTVSVKNTGPVAGDEVVQLYIRDDYSSVTRPIKELKHYQRVSLKAGETKEVSFLISKDDLAFYDQKMNWIVEQGTFTVMVGNSSLDKDLKTVQFNLKETTTLNVNDSDLLI